The Virgibacillus phasianinus genome includes a window with the following:
- a CDS encoding short-chain dehydrogenase: MEKATHALVIGGTGMLQHVCHSLVNDYSYVSVVGRSTIRHQQLKYANPSPDKINSIIVDYHDSSLFREKLQSAFLAYGAPDLVISWIHGTAPQALHTLFNEIQKLAIETKWKLFHVQSSSRYFAKENTPVPDNCQYRRVYLGFILNGRSSRWLTDPEISGGVLHAIKSDQQQTIVGTIDPWDQRPR, translated from the coding sequence ATGGAAAAAGCGACACATGCATTGGTAATTGGCGGGACAGGAATGCTTCAGCACGTATGCCATTCACTCGTTAATGATTATTCTTATGTATCAGTTGTCGGTCGTAGTACTATTCGCCATCAGCAATTAAAATATGCAAACCCAAGTCCAGATAAAATAAATTCGATAATAGTGGATTATCATGATAGTAGCCTGTTCAGGGAAAAATTGCAATCCGCTTTTCTTGCATACGGAGCCCCAGACCTGGTCATTAGCTGGATCCACGGTACAGCACCGCAAGCACTTCATACCCTGTTTAACGAAATCCAAAAATTAGCTATTGAAACAAAGTGGAAGTTGTTTCATGTGCAAAGCAGCTCCCGATATTTTGCAAAAGAAAACACGCCAGTACCTGATAATTGCCAGTACAGACGTGTTTATTTAGGGTTTATCTTAAATGGCAGGTCCTCGCGCTGGTTAACAGATCCCGAGATTTCAGGCGGTGTCCTGCACGCAATTAAGTCTGATCAACAGCAAACAATTGTTGGAACAATTGACCCTTGGGATCAACGTCCCCGTTAA